The Vibrio gallaecicus genome contains a region encoding:
- the ileS gene encoding isoleucine--tRNA ligase, giving the protein MSDYKDTLNLPETGFPMRGNLANREPEMLKRWYKEDLYGEIRKAKKGKKSFVLHDGPPYANGDIHIGHALNKILKDIIIKSKTLSGFDAPYIPGWDCHGLPIELMVEKKKGKPGQKISAAEFREECRKYAAGQVEDQKESFKRLGIMGEWDKPYRTMDFGTEANIIRSLGKIADKGHLLKGFKPVHWCTDCGSALAEAEVEYKDKVSPSIDVKFSAADEEALLEKFTLAEGHAGQGEISIVIWTTTPWTLPANRAVCLRDDLEYVLIQVEENGEQPAQRIVVASELAKDVMDRAGIDHFHNLGFATGTDLELSQFNHPFYDFTVPAVLGDHVTTDSGTGVVHTAPGHGQEDFVVGKKYNLEIANPVGSNGVYLPDTELFSGQHVFKANDSVLEVLKEKGALLHHHAYEHSYPHCWRHKTPIIFRATPQWFISMDQAGLRAKALESTKNVEWMPEWGQSRIEGMIEGRPEWCISRQRTWGVPIALFVHKETSELHPESPALIEKVAKLVEEKGIQAWWDVDAAELMSAEDADKYEKVMDTLDVWFDSGVTHFSVVDSREEYNFPNEERTHSADLYLEGSDQHRGWFQSSLISSIAMKDEAPYKQVLTHGFVVDGNGRKMSKSIGNVVAPKDVTNKLGADILRLWVASTDYTNEVAVSDEILKRSADAYRRIRNTARFFLANLNGFNPATDLVPADEMVALDRWAVGRAQAAQEEIVKAYGEYNTHGVTQRLMQFCSIEMGSFYLDVIKDRQYTAKQGSHAQRSCQTALYYIVEALVRWMAPIMSFTADEIWNEMPSSLPTGEQRDTFVFTGEWFEDLFGLAEGEELSNEFWAEIQSVRGAVNKLLEDARKEKTIGGALQAEVTLYADDALAAKINKLEDELRFVLITSAAVVKPLSEKSDTAQATDVEGLFVEVAATEAEKCDRCWHHTPDVGTIEGHEKVCGRCVTNVDGEGEVRKYA; this is encoded by the coding sequence ATGAGTGATTATAAAGATACCCTGAACTTACCTGAAACAGGGTTTCCAATGCGCGGCAACCTGGCTAATCGTGAGCCAGAAATGCTTAAACGTTGGTACAAAGAAGATCTTTACGGTGAAATCCGTAAAGCAAAGAAAGGTAAAAAGTCTTTCGTACTACATGATGGCCCTCCATACGCGAACGGCGATATTCATATTGGTCACGCGCTGAACAAGATTCTTAAAGACATTATTATTAAATCTAAGACCCTTTCTGGTTTTGACGCACCGTACATTCCAGGTTGGGACTGTCACGGTCTTCCAATTGAATTAATGGTTGAGAAGAAGAAAGGTAAGCCTGGTCAGAAGATCTCTGCTGCTGAATTCCGCGAAGAGTGTCGTAAGTACGCAGCAGGTCAAGTTGAAGATCAGAAAGAGAGCTTCAAGCGTCTTGGTATCATGGGTGAGTGGGACAAACCTTACCGCACTATGGATTTTGGCACTGAAGCGAACATCATTCGTTCTCTAGGCAAAATTGCAGACAAAGGTCACCTTCTTAAAGGTTTCAAACCTGTTCACTGGTGTACTGACTGTGGTTCTGCTCTAGCTGAAGCTGAAGTTGAATACAAAGATAAAGTTTCTCCATCTATCGATGTGAAGTTTTCTGCAGCTGACGAAGAGGCGCTTCTAGAGAAGTTTACTCTAGCTGAAGGACACGCTGGACAAGGCGAAATCTCTATCGTTATCTGGACGACAACACCATGGACTCTGCCTGCAAACCGCGCAGTATGTCTACGTGATGATCTAGAATACGTACTTATTCAAGTTGAAGAGAATGGCGAACAGCCAGCCCAACGTATCGTTGTTGCTTCTGAACTAGCAAAAGACGTAATGGACCGTGCAGGTATCGATCACTTCCATAACCTTGGTTTTGCTACTGGTACTGATCTTGAGCTTTCTCAGTTCAACCACCCGTTCTACGACTTCACGGTTCCTGCTGTTCTTGGCGATCACGTAACAACTGACTCTGGTACTGGTGTGGTTCATACCGCTCCTGGTCACGGTCAAGAAGATTTCGTGGTTGGTAAGAAGTACAACCTAGAAATCGCTAACCCAGTAGGTTCTAACGGCGTTTACCTGCCAGACACTGAGCTATTTTCTGGTCAGCACGTATTCAAAGCGAACGACTCTGTTTTAGAAGTTCTAAAAGAGAAAGGTGCACTGCTGCACCACCACGCTTACGAGCACAGCTACCCACATTGTTGGAGACACAAAACTCCAATCATCTTCCGTGCAACACCACAATGGTTCATCTCTATGGATCAAGCTGGTCTACGTGCTAAAGCACTAGAGTCAACGAAGAATGTTGAGTGGATGCCTGAGTGGGGTCAAAGCCGTATCGAAGGTATGATCGAAGGTCGCCCTGAATGGTGTATCTCTCGTCAACGTACTTGGGGTGTACCAATTGCTCTGTTCGTTCATAAAGAAACGTCAGAACTTCACCCAGAAAGCCCAGCTCTTATTGAAAAAGTAGCAAAACTTGTTGAAGAGAAAGGCATCCAAGCTTGGTGGGATGTAGATGCTGCTGAACTTATGAGCGCTGAAGACGCTGATAAGTACGAAAAAGTAATGGATACGCTAGATGTATGGTTTGACTCTGGTGTTACGCACTTCTCGGTTGTGGATTCTCGTGAAGAGTACAACTTCCCGAATGAAGAAAGAACGCACAGTGCTGATCTTTACCTTGAAGGTTCTGACCAACACCGTGGCTGGTTCCAGTCATCTTTGATTTCATCTATCGCGATGAAAGACGAAGCACCATACAAGCAAGTGCTAACGCACGGTTTCGTGGTTGATGGTAACGGCCGTAAGATGTCTAAATCTATCGGTAATGTTGTTGCTCCTAAAGATGTAACTAACAAGCTAGGTGCGGATATTCTGCGTCTATGGGTTGCTTCTACGGACTACACAAACGAAGTCGCGGTTTCTGATGAGATCCTTAAGCGTTCAGCTGATGCGTACCGCCGTATTCGTAACACAGCTCGTTTCTTCCTTGCGAACTTAAACGGTTTCAACCCTGCAACTGATCTGGTTCCTGCTGATGAAATGGTAGCACTTGATCGTTGGGCTGTGGGCCGTGCTCAAGCTGCACAAGAAGAGATTGTTAAAGCATACGGCGAGTACAACACTCACGGTGTGACTCAGCGTCTAATGCAGTTCTGTTCTATCGAAATGGGTTCTTTCTACCTTGACGTAATTAAAGACCGTCAGTACACAGCGAAGCAGGGCAGCCATGCTCAACGTAGCTGTCAAACTGCGCTTTACTACATCGTAGAAGCACTAGTTCGTTGGATGGCACCTATCATGTCATTCACAGCTGATGAAATCTGGAACGAAATGCCAAGCTCTTTACCAACTGGAGAGCAGCGCGACACGTTCGTATTCACTGGTGAATGGTTCGAAGATCTATTCGGTCTTGCAGAAGGTGAAGAACTAAGCAACGAATTCTGGGCTGAAATCCAGTCAGTTCGTGGCGCAGTGAACAAGCTTCTTGAAGACGCGCGTAAAGAAAAAACAATCGGTGGCGCACTGCAGGCTGAAGTAACTCTGTACGCTGACGACGCACTAGCGGCGAAAATCAACAAACTAGAAGATGAGCTACGTTTCGTACTGATTACTTCTGCAGCTGTTGTTAAGCCACTTAGCGAGAAGTCTGATACTGCTCAAGCAACGGACGTTGAAGGTCTATTTGTTGAAGTAGCCGCAACAGAAGCTGAGAAGTGTGACCGTTGTTGGCACCATACTCCAGATGTAGGCACAATTGAAGGTCACGAAAAAGTATGTGGTCGTTGTGTGACAAACGTCGATGGTGAAGGTGAAGTGCGTAAATACGCATAA
- a CDS encoding ArsR/SmtB family transcription factor yields MNLKDMEQNSSQAVILLKAMANERRLQILCLLHNSELSVGELCGMLELSQSALSQHLAWLRRDGLVQTRKEAQTVYYTLSSGEVKAMIELLHSIYCE; encoded by the coding sequence ATGAACTTGAAAGATATGGAACAAAATTCATCTCAAGCGGTGATTTTGTTAAAAGCGATGGCTAATGAGCGACGTTTACAAATTTTATGCTTACTGCACAACTCTGAACTATCTGTTGGTGAACTGTGTGGGATGCTGGAATTAAGCCAATCTGCTCTATCTCAACATTTAGCGTGGTTACGCCGAGATGGTTTAGTCCAAACGCGTAAGGAAGCACAAACTGTTTATTACACATTAAGTAGTGGTGAAGTGAAGGCAATGATTGAACTTCTACACAGCATCTACTGTGAGTAA
- the murJ gene encoding murein biosynthesis integral membrane protein MurJ has protein sequence MSKRLLKSGMIVSAMTFVSRVLGLVRDVVVANLMGAGASADVFFFANKIPNFLRRLFAEGAFSQAFVPVLTEYHAKGDKDKTRDLIAKVSGTLGVLVSIVTIAGVLGSGVITAMFGAGWFIDWLNDGPAAPKFELASFMLKITFPYLWFITFVALSGAILNTLGKFAVSSFTPVFLNVMIIGSAWFISPNLAQPEIGLAIGVFLGGLVQFLFQMPFLIKAGVLVKPKWGWRDPGVVKIRTLMIPALFGVSVSQINLLFDTFIASFLATGSISWLYYADRLLEFPLGLFGIAIATVILPALSRKHVNSQGDGFAHTMDWGVRMVLLLGIPAMLGLIVLAKPMLMVLFMRGEFTPHDVDQASMSLVAYASGLLNFMLIKVLAPGYYSRQDTKTPVKYGIIAMTTNMVFNAIFAYFYGYVGLAIATALSAFVNMALLYRGLHRAGVYQLTKTTLIFSAKLVLAGGVMVSAILWQLESSQQWLSWTFAHRAFMLAALIGFGAAAYIASVLVLGVRVKHLKAATD, from the coding sequence GTGAGTAAACGACTGTTAAAGTCAGGCATGATCGTCAGTGCAATGACGTTTGTTTCCCGAGTGTTAGGGCTTGTACGAGATGTTGTCGTCGCCAATTTAATGGGGGCTGGAGCAAGTGCCGATGTCTTTTTCTTCGCAAATAAAATACCCAATTTTTTGCGTCGCTTATTTGCCGAAGGGGCATTTTCTCAAGCTTTTGTTCCTGTATTAACTGAATACCATGCAAAAGGTGATAAAGATAAAACCCGTGATTTGATTGCTAAAGTGTCAGGTACCTTAGGTGTCTTAGTTTCCATTGTGACTATTGCTGGTGTTTTAGGCTCTGGGGTTATAACGGCCATGTTCGGAGCCGGGTGGTTTATTGATTGGCTTAATGATGGACCGGCAGCTCCTAAGTTTGAATTGGCGAGCTTTATGCTCAAAATTACTTTTCCATATTTATGGTTTATCACTTTTGTTGCTTTGTCTGGAGCCATTCTTAATACCCTAGGTAAATTTGCTGTTTCATCATTTACACCTGTTTTTTTGAATGTGATGATTATCGGCAGTGCGTGGTTTATCTCTCCTAATCTTGCTCAGCCTGAAATTGGCTTAGCAATCGGCGTATTTTTAGGTGGCTTAGTCCAATTTCTTTTCCAAATGCCCTTTCTTATCAAAGCTGGAGTATTGGTTAAGCCTAAATGGGGGTGGCGAGATCCGGGGGTTGTAAAGATCCGCACATTAATGATCCCAGCCTTATTTGGTGTATCTGTCAGTCAAATTAATCTGTTGTTTGACACATTCATCGCGAGTTTCTTAGCAACAGGCTCTATCAGTTGGCTTTATTACGCAGATAGATTACTCGAATTCCCCCTCGGTCTATTTGGTATCGCAATTGCGACCGTGATTCTTCCTGCTCTATCCCGTAAGCACGTTAATTCACAAGGTGATGGCTTTGCTCACACCATGGATTGGGGTGTTCGTATGGTTCTTTTATTAGGAATTCCAGCAATGTTGGGGCTGATAGTCTTAGCTAAACCAATGTTGATGGTTTTATTCATGCGAGGAGAATTTACACCGCATGATGTAGACCAAGCTTCAATGTCTCTTGTTGCTTATGCTTCTGGGCTGTTGAACTTTATGTTGATTAAGGTATTAGCCCCTGGATATTACTCACGACAAGATACAAAAACGCCAGTGAAATACGGCATTATCGCCATGACCACTAATATGGTGTTCAACGCTATCTTTGCTTATTTTTATGGTTATGTAGGGTTAGCCATTGCCACTGCACTTTCAGCATTCGTAAATATGGCATTACTTTACAGAGGCTTGCATCGAGCGGGTGTTTATCAGCTAACTAAGACCACTTTAATATTCAGTGCTAAATTGGTGTTAGCTGGTGGTGTTATGGTGTCGGCAATATTATGGCAGCTAGAAAGCTCCCAGCAGTGGCTATCTTGGACCTTTGCTCACCGAGCATTTATGTTGGCTGCGTTAATTGGTTTTGGTGCGGCAGCTTATATCGCTTCAGTGCTTGTTCTAGGTGTCCGAGTAAAACATTTAAAAGCCGCGACAGATTAA
- the fkpB gene encoding FKBP-type peptidyl-prolyl cis-trans isomerase — protein MVAIKKDSAVTLHFTIKMQDGSVADSTQNMGKPAKFIMGDGSLSENFEQCLIGLEAGTKKSIELKAEDAFGMPNPDHIHHMDRAKFVGDAEVEVGTIMAFSGPDGMEIPGIITEIAGDSVTVDFNHPLAGQDVTFDVDILEVE, from the coding sequence GTGGTAGCAATTAAAAAAGATTCAGCAGTAACTCTACATTTTACTATCAAAATGCAAGATGGATCTGTTGCCGATAGTACTCAGAATATGGGCAAGCCAGCGAAATTTATTATGGGTGATGGAAGCCTGAGTGAGAATTTTGAGCAATGCTTGATCGGCTTAGAAGCTGGTACAAAAAAGTCGATTGAATTAAAAGCAGAAGATGCGTTTGGTATGCCGAACCCTGACCATATTCATCACATGGATCGTGCGAAATTCGTTGGTGATGCAGAAGTTGAAGTCGGTACTATCATGGCGTTTTCAGGTCCTGACGGTATGGAAATTCCAGGTATTATTACTGAAATCGCTGGTGACTCGGTGACGGTTGATTTTAATCACCCCCTCGCGGGACAAGATGTTACTTTCGACGTGGATATTTTAGAAGTTGAATAG
- the lspA gene encoding signal peptidase II: protein MSEQSLTLKQSGVRWLWLALLVFIADIAIKLVVMDNMGYGWANRIEILPFFNLLYVHNYGAAFSFLSDQGGWQRWLFTGIAFVVTGMLTYWMSKLPASEKWNNIAYAIIIGGAVGNVFDRVVHGFVVDYLDFYWGAYHWPAFNLADMGICIGAAMIILDGFRKKDESK from the coding sequence ATGAGTGAACAATCACTAACATTAAAACAATCTGGTGTACGTTGGTTATGGTTAGCTCTGCTAGTCTTTATTGCTGATATCGCCATTAAGTTAGTTGTTATGGATAATATGGGATACGGCTGGGCAAATCGAATTGAGATCCTACCGTTTTTTAACTTACTGTATGTTCATAACTACGGTGCTGCTTTTAGCTTCTTAAGCGATCAAGGCGGATGGCAGCGTTGGCTATTTACCGGTATCGCTTTTGTGGTAACAGGCATGCTGACTTACTGGATGAGTAAGCTTCCAGCATCGGAGAAGTGGAATAACATCGCTTATGCAATCATCATTGGCGGTGCGGTTGGTAATGTATTTGACCGTGTTGTGCATGGCTTTGTCGTGGATTACCTAGACTTCTACTGGGGCGCATACCACTGGCCTGCGTTTAACTTAGCGGATATGGGGATCTGTATCGGCGCTGCGATGATTATATTAGATGGTTTTCGTAAGAAAGATGAAAGTAAATAA
- the btsR gene encoding two-component system response regulator BtsR → MLKALVIDDEQFAREELTELLLETGGVEVIGSASNAIEGLKKINQLKPDVVYLDIQMPQVTGIELLSMLDPDSMPYVVFVTAYDQYAIQAFEDNAFDYLLKPVEPQRLKKSVTRLSKVHNQGLTLPVQSVNEIAPENLEQIPCIGHNRIVIMSSKSVECAYSDISGVHVRSSTQTACSQLTLKVLEEKTHLIRCHRQFLVNIQWIQEIKLLENGLAEIITSTGFEIPVSRRYLKVLKEQLGIQ, encoded by the coding sequence ATGTTGAAGGCATTAGTCATCGACGACGAACAGTTTGCACGAGAGGAGTTAACGGAGCTGCTTCTTGAAACTGGCGGTGTGGAAGTGATTGGCTCAGCAAGTAATGCGATTGAAGGTTTGAAGAAAATAAACCAACTCAAGCCCGATGTGGTTTATCTTGATATTCAAATGCCACAGGTTACTGGAATTGAATTACTTAGCATGCTCGACCCTGATTCTATGCCTTACGTTGTTTTTGTTACTGCCTACGATCAATATGCGATTCAAGCTTTTGAAGACAATGCTTTTGATTACTTGCTTAAACCCGTAGAACCACAGCGCCTGAAAAAAAGCGTGACTAGATTAAGTAAGGTGCACAACCAAGGGCTCACTCTACCAGTGCAAAGTGTTAATGAAATCGCACCTGAAAATTTAGAGCAAATTCCCTGTATTGGGCATAACAGAATTGTGATTATGTCGAGTAAATCAGTCGAGTGCGCTTACTCTGATATTAGTGGTGTTCATGTAAGAAGCTCAACACAAACTGCTTGCTCACAACTGACACTAAAGGTACTAGAGGAAAAAACTCATTTGATTCGCTGTCACAGGCAGTTTTTAGTGAATATACAATGGATTCAAGAAATAAAGCTTTTAGAGAATGGTTTGGCTGAAATCATCACTTCAACTGGCTTTGAGATCCCAGTGAGCCGGCGCTATTTGAAAGTATTAAAAGAGCAGTTAGGGATTCAATAG
- the nhaR gene encoding transcriptional activator NhaR has product MSHLNYNHLYYFWMVCKQGSVTKAAEALFLTPQTVTGQIKALEERMDGKLTKRNGRSVEPTELGQLVFKYADRMFGLSYEMLDIVNYSQHSNILFDVGVADALSKRFVSKILMTTIPDDSRIHLRCFESTHELLLEQLSQHKLDMILSDCPVDSGKSPGLFSKKLGESGMSFFCSGDIEGVSFPAVLEQKKLLIPGSRTSMGRKVLQWFDRQGLKPDILGEFDDVALMKAFARYHPDVILLAPTVYISELEEDISLQLLGNIEEFKEEYYVIFAERMIQHPAVKNVCDADFSKLFE; this is encoded by the coding sequence ATGTCGCACCTAAATTATAACCACCTTTACTATTTTTGGATGGTCTGCAAGCAAGGGTCTGTTACTAAAGCTGCTGAAGCATTGTTTTTAACACCTCAAACAGTAACTGGTCAGATTAAAGCGCTTGAAGAAAGAATGGATGGCAAATTAACGAAGCGAAATGGTCGTAGTGTTGAACCCACAGAGCTCGGTCAGTTAGTTTTCAAATATGCAGATCGTATGTTTGGCTTAAGCTACGAGATGCTTGATATCGTTAACTATAGTCAGCATTCCAATATTTTATTTGATGTAGGCGTAGCGGATGCTTTGTCTAAAAGGTTTGTCAGTAAAATATTAATGACTACCATTCCTGATGACAGCCGAATCCATTTACGTTGTTTTGAGTCTACTCATGAATTGCTACTTGAACAGTTATCACAGCATAAGCTAGACATGATTTTATCTGACTGTCCTGTTGATTCAGGGAAAAGCCCTGGGTTATTCAGCAAAAAGCTAGGTGAAAGCGGTATGAGCTTTTTCTGCTCTGGGGACATCGAAGGTGTCAGTTTCCCTGCAGTATTAGAACAAAAAAAATTACTCATTCCTGGAAGTCGAACATCAATGGGCAGAAAGGTATTACAGTGGTTTGATAGGCAAGGGCTAAAGCCAGATATTCTTGGTGAGTTTGATGATGTTGCATTGATGAAGGCTTTTGCTCGTTATCATCCAGATGTGATCTTATTGGCACCAACGGTTTATATATCAGAACTTGAAGAAGACATCTCTTTACAATTACTTGGTAATATTGAAGAGTTTAAAGAAGAGTACTACGTCATATTTGCTGAAAGAATGATTCAGCACCCGGCAGTAAAAAATGTGTGTGATGCTGATTTCAGTAAGTTGTTTGAATAG
- the ispH gene encoding 4-hydroxy-3-methylbut-2-enyl diphosphate reductase, whose protein sequence is MKIMLANPRGFCAGVDRAISIVERALEMYQPPIYVRHEVVHNRFVVEGLKQRGAIFVEEISEVPDDNIVIFSAHGVSQAVRKEAKERELTVFDATCPLVTKVHMEVARASRKDMEVVLIGHAGHPEVEGTMGQYASKSGGMYLVEKPEDVQHLVVNDASNLHYVSQTTLSVDETADVIEELRRVFPEIQGPRKDDICYATQNRQDAVREMANDVDVVIVVGSKNSSNSTRLKELAEKLGTPGYLTDCPEDIKPEWVEGKVKIGVTAGASAPEELVNQILDRIRELGAEGIEEIQGREENMFFEVPKELQIKQID, encoded by the coding sequence ATGAAAATAATGTTAGCTAACCCTCGTGGCTTTTGTGCCGGTGTTGATCGTGCGATCAGTATTGTTGAACGTGCACTTGAGATGTATCAGCCGCCTATTTATGTTCGTCATGAAGTGGTTCATAACCGTTTTGTTGTTGAAGGGTTAAAACAGCGTGGTGCTATCTTTGTTGAAGAAATCAGTGAAGTGCCTGATGATAATATCGTGATCTTTTCTGCCCATGGTGTATCACAAGCTGTTCGCAAAGAAGCGAAAGAGCGCGAACTTACCGTTTTTGATGCGACTTGCCCGTTGGTAACGAAAGTTCATATGGAAGTGGCTCGTGCAAGCCGCAAAGATATGGAAGTGGTATTGATTGGTCATGCTGGTCACCCTGAAGTCGAAGGTACTATGGGGCAATACGCTAGTAAGTCAGGTGGTATGTATTTGGTAGAGAAACCGGAAGACGTTCAACATTTGGTAGTTAATGATGCGTCCAACTTGCACTATGTCAGCCAAACGACATTATCGGTTGATGAAACCGCTGATGTGATTGAAGAGCTGCGCCGTGTTTTTCCTGAGATCCAAGGTCCACGTAAAGACGATATTTGTTACGCGACACAAAACCGACAAGATGCCGTTCGTGAAATGGCGAATGATGTAGATGTGGTTATTGTTGTTGGTTCTAAGAACTCATCAAATTCCACAAGACTAAAAGAATTAGCCGAAAAGTTAGGTACGCCAGGTTATCTAACAGATTGCCCAGAAGACATAAAACCAGAATGGGTCGAAGGCAAGGTTAAGATAGGTGTTACAGCCGGTGCATCAGCTCCTGAAGAGCTTGTGAATCAGATCCTTGATCGTATTCGAGAGTTAGGTGCTGAGGGAATTGAAGAGATTCAAGGGCGTGAAGAAAATATGTTTTTCGAAGTGCCTAAAGAGTTACAAATAAAACAGATAGACTAA
- the ribF gene encoding bifunctional riboflavin kinase/FAD synthetase yields the protein MELIRGIHNIKAQHHGCVLTIGNFDGVHLGHQEVLQQVSRQADLLALPSVVMTFEPQPMEFFARDKAPARLTRLRDKFVQLSKLDINRLLCVNFNQYFSSLSAEAFIKELLVDKLGVKFLVVGDDFCFGKGRTGNFAMLKQAGDKYGFEVVSTQSYCLDKRRVSSTEIRNALAADDFANSATMLGRDYSISGRVSHGRKLGRTIGFPTANIPLKRCVSPVSGVYVVQVLDLDGVTVGGVANIGQRPTVDGIRQQLEVHFFDFKANLYGKQLEVVLLHKLRDEKKFESFDALKNQIELDAEAARVLLLQLKN from the coding sequence ATGGAACTTATCCGAGGCATTCACAATATTAAAGCGCAGCATCATGGCTGTGTATTAACCATAGGTAACTTTGATGGTGTTCATTTAGGGCATCAGGAAGTTTTACAACAAGTATCGCGTCAAGCTGACTTGTTAGCGTTACCTTCTGTCGTTATGACATTTGAACCGCAACCTATGGAATTTTTTGCTAGGGATAAAGCGCCGGCGCGCCTGACTCGCTTGCGAGATAAGTTTGTTCAGCTCAGTAAACTTGATATTAATCGATTGCTGTGTGTGAATTTCAATCAGTATTTTTCGAGTTTATCCGCCGAAGCATTTATTAAAGAATTGCTTGTCGATAAGCTTGGCGTTAAGTTTTTAGTTGTTGGTGACGACTTCTGCTTTGGTAAAGGTCGTACCGGTAATTTCGCTATGTTAAAGCAAGCGGGTGATAAATATGGTTTTGAGGTGGTGAGCACCCAAAGCTATTGTTTAGATAAACGCCGCGTGAGTAGCACGGAAATACGAAATGCATTAGCTGCAGATGATTTTGCAAATAGTGCTACGATGCTAGGGCGTGATTACAGTATCAGTGGTCGCGTTTCTCATGGTCGTAAATTAGGAAGAACGATAGGTTTTCCTACGGCTAATATTCCTCTTAAACGCTGTGTCTCTCCTGTATCTGGAGTCTATGTTGTGCAAGTTCTCGATCTTGATGGGGTGACCGTCGGTGGAGTGGCTAACATAGGGCAAAGACCAACAGTTGATGGAATTAGGCAACAACTAGAAGTACACTTTTTTGACTTTAAAGCCAATTTATATGGTAAACAGTTAGAAGTAGTACTTTTACATAAATTGCGTGATGAAAAGAAATTTGAATCATTTGACGCACTTAAAAATCAAATAGAATTAGATGCTGAAGCTGCAAGGGTGTTGTTGCTTCAGTTAAAGAATTAA
- the rpsT gene encoding 30S ribosomal protein S20 — protein MANSKSAKKRAIQAEKRRQHNASRRSMMRTYMKKTIAAIEAGNKEAATAALVEVTPLLDRMAVKGLIHKNKAARHKSRFAAAIKAL, from the coding sequence TTGGCAAACAGTAAATCTGCTAAGAAGCGCGCTATCCAAGCTGAGAAACGTCGCCAGCACAATGCTAGTCGTCGTTCTATGATGCGCACTTACATGAAAAAAACTATTGCAGCTATTGAAGCTGGCAATAAAGAAGCTGCAACTGCAGCTCTTGTAGAAGTTACACCACTTCTAGACCGTATGGCGGTTAAAGGCCTTATTCATAAGAATAAAGCTGCTCGTCATAAGTCTCGTTTCGCTGCTGCAATCAAAGCTCTTTAA